The nucleotide sequence GTGGTTTGGAAATCTCCTCCCTACAAAGTGACCGTCACCGACGATGATAACCAAACTGCCACCCCTCTTCAAAGCGTGGGCTACTACACTCATTGCAGACTTCATTTCCTCCACATATGTAGCTGCAATTTGTGCTCTGGTCCGATTGCGATTCCAAACATACGAAACGAACCGATCCGCCACCGCGATGCCCGTTTTAGAGAGTCTTTTTGTTCCATTCGCTCTAGTCTCTTCACGGCCAATCACTCGATCTTTCAACACTGGCATCGTCGCTGAATCGCACAACTCCAGCCAGCCCAGACTGAGGCTGGAGGCCCGAATGTACTTCTGTGCTCCAGGATACGGTGGAGAAGTGATTACGAGATCGACGCTGCTCCTCTCGATGTGATGTTGCCTTTGGTCCTCCGCATTCAAAGATCCATTGCACAAGTGCCGTATGTCGCCGAGAATAGCCCTAGAGTAGTTTGACAGATCTGCATCGACAACAAACTGCCGCATCCGTTCAATGTTCGCTTCCGCAATCGCCTCGAACACAGCGTTGACCTTGATTCGCTCAAGATTATCAAGGTGTCTATTATATCGTTCCCTAAGGGTATGCCCTTCTGGATACTTGTTGTGCCTCAGGCGCACCGGAACAGAAAACCTAGGATCCGCTAGACACACCTTTCTAATACACTGCGACAAACAGACCAAGAAGAAATCTCTCAAATCCTGATTGCGGCTCGCATTGATCGCGACTTTCAACTTCTTCAGCTGGCGTTTCACCCTCGCAGTGAACCAGTAGTCCATATTGATGACATCTGGGTCATCCGAACTGCCCCCAGTTTCGGTCCGTTGGATTACGGCTGCGAGAGCCCGTCTAAGACGTGCAGGATCAATGGGGGTCGTCTTGACCTTGGAGATAAGACAGGCTAACGGATTCACATCGACGCCGATTGCACTGCGTCCAGCTAGCAAAGACTCCAACAGCACAGTACCGGAGCCACAAAAGGGGTCCAGAACTGTGTCACCTGGACTAGATAGGACATCATTCTGGAGGAAGAACTTGGGAATGTGGGCCAATAACTTAGCGGGGTAGGTGTGGATCAGGTGCGTTGCGCGGTCGCAGCCGTTCACTCCCGAAACTAAGTCTCGAAAGCTGACGGCCTGTGGCCTGCTCGTGATGTCATACCGGCTCATCAAAGCTTCTAAGATGTGGTCATTCATTTGCTTCCACCTTC is from Acidobacteriota bacterium and encodes:
- a CDS encoding DNA methyltransferase, producing the protein MNDHILEALMSRYDITSRPQAVSFRDLVSGVNGCDRATHLIHTYPAKLLAHIPKFFLQNDVLSSPGDTVLDPFCGSGTVLLESLLAGRSAIGVDVNPLACLISKVKTTPIDPARLRRALAAVIQRTETGGSSDDPDVINMDYWFTARVKRQLKKLKVAINASRNQDLRDFFLVCLSQCIRKVCLADPRFSVPVRLRHNKYPEGHTLRERYNRHLDNLERIKVNAVFEAIAEANIERMRQFVVDADLSNYSRAILGDIRHLCNGSLNAEDQRQHHIERSSVDLVITSPPYPGAQKYIRASSLSLGWLELCDSATMPVLKDRVIGREETRANGTKRLSKTGIAVADRFVSYVWNRNRTRAQIAATYVEEMKSAMSVVAHALKRGGSLVIIVGDGHFVGRRFPNHEITQAICEDAGLRTRLVLTDKIRSRALQTKRHCTSRVMQKEWVMLFTK